Genomic window (Nymphaea colorata isolate Beijing-Zhang1983 chromosome 1, ASM883128v2, whole genome shotgun sequence):
TCGGTGTGGCATCATAAACCAGGactagaaaaagagaaattttggTTTCAATTTGATGGAGTATACACATTCTTTAAGAGAGTGGCTGCAGTGCCAAAGATTCTCCTAATGACTGTCGCCCCATGGCGATCATGGTGTCTACGGAAGCGGAGAACGAGGAGGGGGTTACTGTTGCTTCGCTTTGTGCCTCCCCGAGTGAATATCACCAGAGTGAGGCAAAAGGCGTCCAGCTTTCCTGTCACcaacgaaagaaagaaaaccctaACCCCAGAAAGTCTTCTTCTATTTTCATCTGCCATCTCCAACACCAACACAAGATACagagaagaaaagcaaaagatgcTTAATCATGAGCCATGCCCATCAACCATCTAACTCAACGTCTTGACAGACGGacagacagaaagagagagagcgagagagagagagagatactttTGTGGTGTTGGGGAGCAGGCTTCTGAGAGTAGCCAGATGGGTGTTTATCCGTTCCCTCCGTCGCCGCTCGGCCTCGCTGTGGCTCCTTGACGCGGCGACTGCCTTAGCATCTACCGCCTCAGCCGGGTGAACGACTCCGCTGGAGACGTCGTGAAGAACGCCGCCGTGGAACCCCAGAAAGCGGCTGGACGATGGTGGCCCTGCCAGGCAGCCACTCGGGATCCCTTGGTACTCGGGCCCCGTTGCGGCGGCAAAGGAGAAGGTGGGAGCCGACGGGAAGACGAGGTGATTAGTCGGAATTCTAACGTTCCTGTCGTGATAAGGCCCGAAACCAGGGGCGGACACTGCCGGAGCCTGGGCCATCCCCGAGAAGGGCATGGGTGGGGAGTGGTCGGTTTGCATGGGTAAGCATCTCATTGAGAAAATGAGCAGTTTCAACCCTCGAAAACACAGATCGAGGCTGGAGTTTTCAGGCGATGGTAGTGCCGTTGGCCGGAGGCCGGTGGGGGATTCTGGCGGCGAATTTTCCAGCGGAAGAGGTTGGCAGAAAGGTGGAGGTGAGTTGGAGAGGGTTCTTTTGGGAGCTCCTTCGTCCGCTTGCCTCCAGTTTTCCCCCCTTTTTAACGTATGCGTTTCTCGCTTTTCCCTCTGCGCAATTACGGCTGTGGACCAGCCTGCTCCACATATTTACGTTCTTGTCCTCTTCATGCTTCATGCCAACGTCAccgccttcttttccccttgaACTGGATGAGGAGCTTGTCTGGAATGTTGGTCTGTTCGGACCTTTACTGGATCCAACCGCTTCTGAGATACGGGCTCTTCTAGGAATTGGATCTGGGTATGGCTGGACTCGACCCGAATATGTGGGCCCGGTGAACTTCGCTTCACGTGGAGCGTGCGGCTTCTGGTGGGACCGGCACGTTGAAAGAAAGGTTACTCCAGCATAATGGGCTGAGGGCCGGCTTAGGTGGGGGAAAAGAAGTGAAAGAAAATGCTCTTTTAGCTATCGACGAAAAGCTGATCTTCGAATTACTATTTGGGTTGGCAAATGATAGATTTATAAGTTTTGTTTAAGTTAGATTTAGCCAAGACCCTTATCAAATTTATGTCGATGAAGGTACACTTCACATATTAATTCTATATGTTTTCAAGTTTAATTAAGCCTAGAGTTCTGATTCTAACCAAGAGGACCGAACCTCTGTTCATATCCCAATATACAAGCGAAAATACAGATCTTTTCTGTCAGTTATCTGCCCAAATGTTCTCAAGAAATCAACCAACAAAGCTACACCTAAACACTCCCAAAATCTATAAATTAAACACGAAATATACTATATTAGTGCAATAGAGACGTTTACTGCatgctcaagaaaaatatatgctaAGATTTGGccatacaagcttttcttttctttcttcatgtcATGTGAGAATAGGTAGCCAGAGGAGCCTAAAGAAATTGGTGCAATGGATTGGGCAAGTACTAGTACACGATTAGTTTATATGTTTTCAGAGATATCTTGAAGGAACGATAGATAGGA
Coding sequences:
- the LOC116265559 gene encoding transcription factor bHLH30-like, which produces MRCLPMQTDHSPPMPFSGMAQAPAVSAPGFGPYHDRNVRIPTNHLVFPSAPTFSFAAATGPEYQGIPSGCLAGPPSSSRFLGFHGGVLHDVSSGVVHPAEAVDAKAVAASRSHSEAERRRRERINTHLATLRSLLPNTTKTDKASLLAEVIRHVKELKRRTSELAEFSLVPTETDEVSVLSGEPSGDGRSVIRASFCCDDRTDILPELIRTLKTLRLRTLKAEIATLGGRMVNVLFVTGDEESGESAVGCIQEALKAVMERNGGESSTGKRQRMERRTI